One region of Streptomyces sp. NBC_00442 genomic DNA includes:
- a CDS encoding tautomerase family protein, producing MPLVRIDVLGCDAQRLKALGRAVQEALGETMGIPDDDRFQILTGHDGERGVLRHGTYLDVQRDDGIVYVAITLRGGRPADRKQALYRRIAELAQEYAGTEPRNVFVVLTENTDADWSLGNGDAQYLH from the coding sequence ATGCCGCTCGTTCGCATCGATGTTCTGGGCTGTGACGCCCAGCGGTTGAAGGCGCTGGGGCGCGCCGTCCAGGAGGCGCTGGGCGAGACGATGGGGATCCCGGACGACGATCGTTTCCAGATCCTGACCGGACATGACGGAGAGCGCGGCGTTCTGCGTCACGGCACCTACCTCGACGTGCAGCGGGACGACGGCATCGTGTACGTGGCGATCACCTTGCGGGGTGGTCGGCCGGCCGACCGGAAGCAGGCGCTGTACCGACGTATTGCCGAGCTGGCCCAGGAATACGCGGGGACGGAGCCCCGCAACGTGTTCGTCGTGCTGACCGAGAACACCGATGCCGACTGGTCGCTCGGCAACGGGGACGCCCAGTACCTGCACTAG